The region CGACGCCACCGCGCTCGCCGAGATCCTCTACGCCGAGGACCAGGGCACCCCGCTCACCCCGACCAGGCTCAGCGAACGCCTGGCCCTCACCACCGGGGCGACCACGAACCTGCTCAACCGGCTGGAAAAGCTCGGCCACGTCGTACGCACCCGCGAGCACACCGACCGACGCATGGTCACCCTGCGCAGCAGCCCCGACATCGAAGCACCCGCCCGGCAGTTCTTCGGCCCGCTGGCCGGCCACCTGGACACCCTCGTCGCCCAGTACCAACCCGACCAACTGGACCTGATCGAGAACTTCCTCGACCGCCTGCGCGACACCATGGCCGCCGCCGTCGCCGACCCACCCCCGGTCCGCCCGTCGATCGCCGAGCCGAACACCACCTCCCGGCCGTGACGACGCGGCGCCGGATGCGCAACGTGGGCCGACACGCCCGCCCCGTCCGCACCGCGCCCCTCCGCGCTGGTCTCAGACGACCGGTGCCGAAGCGTTGGCGCGGGGCGTTGCGGTGTGGCGCTGTGGTGTGGCGCTGTGGTGGGTCGCCGGAGTCGCCTCCGTGCCTATTTAGGCTCATGCTGCGAACCCATCTCCAGGTTGTCACGATCCACGCGCTTCACCTGAACGAGCGACGAGTTTCTAGGCGGTGGTGGGGTTGTGAGGTTCGTG is a window of Saccharothrix espanaensis DSM 44229 DNA encoding:
- a CDS encoding MarR family winged helix-turn-helix transcriptional regulator: MDEPGERAARLLDGLRTFGANYTDFTARFATWLGLHATDATALAEILYAEDQGTPLTPTRLSERLALTTGATTNLLNRLEKLGHVVRTREHTDRRMVTLRSSPDIEAPARQFFGPLAGHLDTLVAQYQPDQLDLIENFLDRLRDTMAAAVADPPPVRPSIAEPNTTSRP